In a single window of the Brachionichthys hirsutus isolate HB-005 chromosome 18, CSIRO-AGI_Bhir_v1, whole genome shotgun sequence genome:
- the sumo3a gene encoding small ubiquitin-related modifier 3-like: MSDEKPKEGVKTENDHINLKVAGQDGSVVQFKIKRHTPLNKLMKAYCERQGLAIRQIRFRFDGQPINEMDTPAQLEMEDEDTIDVFQQQTGGCC; the protein is encoded by the exons ATGTCAGACGAGAAGCCGAAG gaggGAGTGAAGACCGAGAACGATCACATCAACCTCAAGGTTGCGGGGCAGGACGGTTCTGTGGTCCAGTTCAAAATCAAGAGGCACACACCTCTCAACAAACTAATGAAGGCGTACTGCGAACGACAG GGCCTTGCAATAAGGCAGATCAGGTTCAGGTTCGATGGCCAGCCGATCAACGAGATGgacacacctgcacag CTGGAGATGGAGGACGAAGACACCATAGATGTATTCCAGCAGCAGACGGGCGGATGCTGCTAG